One Primulina tabacum isolate GXHZ01 chromosome 10, ASM2559414v2, whole genome shotgun sequence DNA segment encodes these proteins:
- the LOC142506047 gene encoding uncharacterized protein LOC142506047 has product MNLKNEISNVLVHHDLHIKKIRGQGYDGAGNMRGAWNGLQALFLKDCPYAYHVHCFAHRLQLTLVSAAKDVSVIWEFFYHLDNIVNIVTSSTKRIAELHTAQRNEIEYMLSIGERDSGSGANQIGNLQRAGATRWSSHYDSVKSLIGMYTATCKVFEVLSDYSRNGRVKAEIRRIYRNMASFEFMFILHLMHKIMRTTDTLCQILQRKSQDILTAITFVTTTKTFLQEFRECGWNEFLQEVKVFCSRNEIDVPDLDCLYKIGRSSIDFILMELNTRFNESSVELLSLSTALDPKNSFDSFNSDNICKLAKKFYPGDFIDQEIVALEYELIHYKLDVMQNLKVSTLVELCQQLTESGRSSVYVMLTRLIHLVLTLPVSTATTERTFSAMKHVKTALRNKMEDDFLADYVCMEVESDIGI; this is encoded by the exons atgaatttgaaaaatGAGATATCAAATGTTCTTGTTCATCATGATCTCCATATTAAGAAAATCAGAGGCCAAGGATATGATGGTGCTGGCAATATGCGTGGAGCGTGGAATGGACTTCAAGcattatttctcaaagattgtcCCTATGCATACCATGTCCACTGTTTTGCACATCGTTTACAACTGACATTGGTTTCTGCAGCTAAGGATGTTAGTGTTATTTGGGAATTCTTTTATCATTTGGACAATATTGTTAATATTGTCACTTCTTCTACTAAGCGCATTGCTGAATTACATACTGCACAGAGAAATGAAATTGAGTATATGTTGTCAATTGGAGAACGTGATTCTGGAAGTGGTGCAAACCAGATTGGTAATTTGCAACGAGCAGGAGCTACTCGTTGGAGTTCTCACTATGATTCGGTAAAAAGCTTGATAGGTATGTACACTGCAACTTGCAAAGTTTTTGAAGTTCTCAGTGATTATTCTCGAAATGGAAGAGTTAAGGCTGAAATTCGGAGGATTTACAGAAACATGGCAAGCTTtgaatttatgtttattttgcacttaatgcataaaataatgaGAACAACAGATACTCTTTGTCaaattcttcaaagaaaatctcaaGACATTTTGACTGCTATCACATTTGTCACTACTACCAAAACTTTCCTTCAAGAATTTAGAGAATGTGGGTGGAATGAATTTCTCCAGGAAGTTAAAGTTTTTTGCTCAAGAAATGAAATTGATGTACCTGACCTTGATTGTCTATATAAGATTGGACGTTCCT CAATAGATTTCATTTTGATGGAGTTAAATACTCGGTTCAATGAGTCATCGGTGGAACTTCTTTCTCTTAGTACAGCTTTAGATCCTAAAAATTCATTTGACTCATTTAACAGTGATAATATTTGCAAGCTTGCGAAGAAGTTTTATCCTGGAGATTTCATAGATCAAGAAATTGTTGCTTTGGAGTATGAATTGATACATTATAAACTTGATGTGATGCAGAATTTAAAGGTTTCTACACTTGTTGAGTTGTGTCAGCAATTGACCGAGAGTGGACGGTCAAGTGTTTATGTTATGTTGACTAGATTGAttcatcttgttttgacattacCTGTGTCTACTGCCACTACTGAGCGGACTTTTTCAGCAATGAAGCATGTGAAGACGGCACTTCGCAATAAAATGGAGGATGACTTTCTTGCCGATT ATGTATGCATGGAGGTTGAGAGCGACATCggaatttag
- the LOC142505757 gene encoding uncharacterized protein LOC142505757: MPKKMGINSKSEASRARKSVIESERKDRETREKEDQYWREAEGAKSRAAKKREEEAEKKAEAVAKKAEARRLAEQEEKELDKSLRKPDKKANRVSIPVPKVTELELSKRREEEQAAIQRRAEEEKKKQSRLADEEEYERMVLVANTNRDDTIIEARTVEDAIAQMTLAESLPVDKHPEKRLKASFKAFEEAELPGLKEEKPGLTHTQYKDMIWKLWKKSPDNPLNQIAERD, encoded by the exons ATGCCGAAGAAAATGGGAATTAACAGCAAATCAGAGGCGTCCAGGGCACGAAAAAGCGTAATCGAATCCGAACGCAAAGATCGTGAAACCCGTGAGAAAGAAGATCAGTACTGGCGTGAAGCCGAGGGAGCCAAGTCGCGAGCCGCTAAGAAGCGTGAAGAGGAAGCCGAGAAGAAAGCGGAGGCAGTCGCTAAGAAAGCGGAGGCTCGCCGATTGGCCGAGCAGGAGGAGAAGGAACTCGATAAAAGCCTGAGGAAGCCGGATAAGAAGGCCAATCGTGTTTCCATCCCCGTCCCTAAAGTGACGGAGTTGGAGTTGAGCAAGCGTAGGGAAGAGGAGCAGGCGGCTATCCAGCGGCGTGCAGAGGAGGAAAAGAAAAAGCAGAGCCGCTTAGCCGATGAGGAGGAGTACGAGAGGATGGTACTTGTTGCCAACACCAATCGTGATGATACAATCATAGAGGCTAGGACTGTGGAAGATGCGATTGCCCAGATGACTCTGGCGGAAAGCTTACCTGTGGATAAGCATCCTGAGAAGAGGCTCAAAGCTTCTTTTAAG GCTTTTGAAGAAGCTGAGCTTCCAGGGTTGAAGGAAGAGAAACCGGGTTTAACACACACTCAATACAAAGACATGATCTGGAAACTATGGAAAAAGTCTCCAGACAACCCCCTTAACCAG ATTGCCGAGCGGGACTGA
- the LOC142506046 gene encoding uncharacterized protein LOC142506046: MNDVNSSNISALVSEGFDNWKRVNQGKTCVFLAHIGSAASSPHTMCERRAENLMRPSQHIDKVMHAQSKEEKEKNRLRLSTSIVAVRWLALQGCAFRGNDESLSSSNRGNFLELVKALAKINIEIDEVVLENVPKNAQYIAPEIQKEILHIMANRVRQMVREEVGDKYFCILVDEARDISKREQMAIILRFVNNHGILT; this comes from the coding sequence atgAATGATGTTAATTCATCTAATATCTCGGCATTGGTCAGTGAAGGATTTGACAATTGGAAAAGGGTAAACCAAGGAAAAACATGTGTTTTTCTTGCACATATTGGTTCTGCAGCTTCTTCACCTCATACTATGTGTGAgagaagggctgaaaatttgatgAGGCCCTCACAACATATTGATAAAGTGATGCATGCACAATCTAAagaggaaaaagagaaaaatcgtCTACGTTTGAGCACATCAATTGTAGCTGTTCGTTGGCTAGCACTTCAAGGTTGTGCTTTTAGAGGTAACGATGAATCTCTATCTTCATCTAATCgtggaaattttcttgaattggtGAAGGCTTTGgcaaaaataaatatagaaaTTGATGAAGTTGTGCTTGAGAATGTTCCAAAAAATGCCCAATATATCGCTCCAGAAATTCAGAAAGAGATTTTACATATTATGGCCAATAGAGTACGACAGATGGTTcgtgaagaagttggagataaATACTTCTGTATTCTTGTTGATGAAGCCCGAGATATATCTAAACGAGAGCAAATGGCCATTATATTGAGGTTTGTGAACAATCATGGGATTTTGACATAA